A section of the Eublepharis macularius isolate TG4126 chromosome 1, MPM_Emac_v1.0, whole genome shotgun sequence genome encodes:
- the MPC1 gene encoding mitochondrial pyruvate carrier 1 isoform X1, with amino-acid sequence MKKSPEIISGRMTFALCCYSLTFMRFAYKVQPRNWLLFACHFTNEGAQLVQGGRLIKYNLEKKK; translated from the exons ATGAAGAAATCGCCAGAGATCATCAGTGGTCGAATGACATTTG CACTTTGCTGTTACTCGCTGACTTTCATGAGGTTTGCATATAAGGTGCAGCCCAGGAACTGGTTACTGTTTGCTTGCCACTTTACCAATGAAGGCGCACAACTTGTCCAGGGAGGGAGATTGATCAAGTACAA TCtcgaaaaaaagaagtga